In Phlebotomus papatasi isolate M1 chromosome 1, Ppap_2.1, whole genome shotgun sequence, the following proteins share a genomic window:
- the LOC129803302 gene encoding uncharacterized protein LOC129803302, with translation MIKWQKISQYIYGFFSERNSRASTVENILGGIIKEEGGRENTSHEGEMSGVVGESEGDNKEVDSESLIASSHKSSGRSEASHITGVLSKLMDLKRKSTSSVSDVSYFSALFPTTKPLGFGQARSCVVGSGQKKIHDELRETPKVGSSKTMADLRDVEQQQCSSSQKILQSFHDNEESVSKEPENINDLINDTTEKDCSTFVLREISSRNSTNCSELGEQVESVGEIFQLNDDKSNDVIDSIEETPKITDILDETIENIETDDGRKLEEISTSVSEEVSQIESCKTLINPEDDRVIEVIEDVPKITENLEKSIEDLVSDHATISRDSVITVRKDESKIADKIIPVENDIIPDEFFEAMKESIISQLPEESIFDEKISLIGTDRTEYTNAEEQPVTIHTLSSNPSKSDIMFTAREAFTPKSFQMDIQKDHQFNNLIKIPDNQAKSNRGQMKDEISDSSKEWFFGEKAKFNYDMFTRKKSNDQENDQGEIKNMTEEIISSVIECLSICPSGNDSEKVRKQLMQISSKNGTETCQSISDDEQLSTFTDILNIKRDLFEIQEKIPETSMMFEITRTLGCLIRDDKCKDFCGSKIRELTKVIRIFVNGWKKEIDPDLIDVEVSKTQVITIETKSERSESDDCQEVETKTIVTAASYQTINSTGLNSLWETVTEISQMDNISPGEIEQQSGCVSALEDNLKELANFIDQLNSKEQKQSGMRTVSSIMNLNKTYRSEANKKKPDDGAKKSPTLRRGNKLSNRSNKNICSYRSSGDDRSIVGMLESARSYINYFYDSLDNCSRNNFRVTYRNISSALESLRIMNESADLSPNPDVLRI, from the exons ATGATTAAATGGCAGAAAATCTCTCAATATATTTATGGCTTTTTCTCAGAGAGAAATTCAAGAGCATCCACTGTTGAGAATATTCTTGGGGGGATTATAAAAGAAGAAGGGGGCAGGGAAAATACCTCACATGAAGGTGAAATGTCTGGGGTCGTGGGTGAAAGTGAAGGGGATAACAAAGAGGTGGACAGTGAGAGCTTAATTGCTTCTAGTCATAAGAGTTCAGGAAGATCAGAAGCGTCACACATTACAGGTGTTTTGAGTAAATTGATGGATCTCAAGAGGAAAAGTACATCATCTGTCAGTGATGTATCATATTTTAGTGCTCTTTTTCCAACAACAAAACCCCTGGGTTTTGGCCAGGCAAGATCATGTGTTGTCGGAAGTGGTCAAAAGAAAATACATGACGAATTGAGGGAAACTCCTAAAGTCGGAAGTTCAAAAACGATGGCAGATTTACGTGATGTTGAACAACAACAGTGCTCATCAAGCCAGAAAATTTTACAATCATTCCATGATAATGAAGAAAGTGTGAGCAAAGAACCAGAAAATATTAATGATTTGATTAATGATACTACTGAAAAAGATTGTAGTACTTTCGTTTTAAGAGAGATCTCATCGAGAAATTCCACAAATTGTAGCGAATTGGGTGAACAAGTTGAATCTGTAGGGGAAATATTTCAGTTGAATGATGATAAGTCTAACGATGTAATTGATTCAATTGAGGAAACACCCAAAATTACTGATATTTTGGATGaaacaattgaaaatattgaaactgATGATGGAAGAAAATTAGAAGAGATAAGTACATCAGTTAGTGAAGAAGTTTCTCAAATTGAAAGCTGTAAAACGTTAATTAATCCCGAAGATGACCGAGTTATTGAAGTAATTGAAGATGTACCcaaaattactgaaaatttggaaaaatccattgaagaTCTTGTTTCTGATCATGCAACAATTTCAAGAGATTCGGTTATCACTGTCAGGAAGGACGAATCTAAAATTGCAGACAAGATAATCCCTGTGGAAAATGATATTATTCCTGATGAGTTTTTTGAAGCGATGAAGGAGAGTATTATTTCTCAACTTCCTGAAGAgtcaatttttgatgaaaaaatctCCCTTATCGGTACAGATAGAACAGAATATACAAATGCCGAAGAGCAACCGGTAACAATTCACACTCTTTCATCAAATCCAAGTAAAAGTGATATAATGTTCACCGCAAGAGAAGCCTTCACGccaaaatcatttcaaatggACATCCAGAAAGATCATCAGTTCAATAATCTGATCAAGATTCCGGATAATCAAGCAAAATCAAACAGAGGTCAAATGAAGGACGAAATATCAGACAGTTCTAAGGAATGGTTCTTTGGTGAAAAGGCCAAATTTAATTATGACATGTTCACGAGGAAAAAGTCCAATGATCAAGAGAATGATCAAGGAGAAATTAAGAATATGACTGAGGAAATTATATCTTCCGTAATTGAATGCTTAAGTATTTGCCCTTcag GAAATGATTCTGAAAAggtcagaaagcaattaatgcAAATCTCATCGAAAAATGGAACTGAAACTTGTCAGAGTATCTCTGATGATGAACAATTGTCCACATTTACTGATATTCTAAATATCAAGAGAGATTTATTTGAGATTCAAGAAAAGATCCCCGAAACATCAATGATGTTTGAGATAACCAGAACCCTTGGTTGTCTTATCAGGGATGACAAGTGCAAGGATTTCTGTGGATCGAAAATTAGGGAATTGACCAAAGTTATTAGGATTTTTGTGAATGGATGGAAGAAGGAAATTGATCCTGATTTGATTGATGTTGAAGTTTCGAAGACACAGGTGATTACAATAGAAACAAAGAGTGAAAGGAGTGAAAGTGATGATTGCCAGGAAGTTGAGACGAAAACTATAGTTACAGCAGCAAGTTATCAGACAATAAATTCTACTGGGCTCAATAGTCTCTGGGAGACTGTGACAGAAATATCCCAGATGGACAATATATCTCCAGGGGAGATCGAGCAGCAAAGTGGATGTGTTTCTGCACTTGAGGACAATCTCAAGGAGCTAGCAAATTTTATAGATCAACTGAATTCGAAAGAACAAAAGCAATCAGGCATGAGGACTGTATCGTCAATTATGAACTTAAATAAGACTTACAGGTCCGAAGCTAATAAGAAGAAGCCTGATGATGGTGCGAAGAAATCTCCAACGTTGCGGAGAGGAAATAAACTTTCAAATAGGTCTAATAAGAATATCTGCTCATACCGAAGTTCTGGTGATGATAGATCCATTGTGGGGATGCTAGAATCCGCCAGAAGTTACATCAATTACTTCTACGACTCCCTCGATAATTGTTCAAGGAATAACTTCAGGGTGACTTATCGGAATATTTCCTCTGCATTAGAATCTCTCAGAATTATGAATGAGTCTGCTGATTTAAGTCCAAACCCGGATGTTTTGAGGATTTGA